Proteins encoded in a region of the Desulfovermiculus halophilus DSM 18834 genome:
- a CDS encoding bifunctional 3,4-dihydroxy-2-butanone-4-phosphate synthase/GTP cyclohydrolase II, whose protein sequence is MSTCTPEEAIEEIKQGRMLILVDDEDRENEGDLTIAAEKVTPEAINFMAKYGRGLVCLALAPEWVDKLQLPLQPKRNESRFGTAFTVSIEAAKGVTTGISAYDRATTILSAVQDRVQPEDVSTPGHIFPLRARRGGVLVRAGQTEGSVDFSKLAGLKPAAVICEIMRDDGNMARMPDLEVFAQEHGLKIATIEDLIRYRSKFDSLVQCVGEAELPTCHGSFRALAYESDIDDYTHIALVKGEIKEDDPVLVRVHSECLTGDVFGSLRCDCGSQLQKAMRLIEDEGAGVVLYMRQEGRGIGLGNKIRAYHLQDLGQDTVQANLSLGFKPDLRDYGIGAQILVDLGVSKMRLMTNNPKKIVGLEGYGLEVVERVPLEGPLCETNANYLRAKKEKLGHLLESFGETQ, encoded by the coding sequence ATGAGCACGTGCACCCCGGAAGAGGCAATTGAGGAGATCAAACAGGGCCGAATGCTGATCCTGGTCGACGATGAAGATCGGGAGAACGAGGGTGACCTGACCATTGCCGCTGAAAAGGTTACTCCGGAAGCCATTAATTTCATGGCCAAGTACGGACGGGGGCTGGTTTGTCTGGCCCTGGCCCCGGAGTGGGTCGACAAGCTGCAGCTGCCCCTGCAGCCCAAGCGCAATGAATCCCGTTTCGGTACGGCCTTCACTGTATCCATTGAAGCCGCCAAGGGGGTGACCACGGGAATCTCCGCCTACGATCGGGCCACCACCATTTTGAGCGCAGTTCAGGACCGGGTTCAGCCTGAAGACGTCTCCACCCCCGGACATATCTTTCCCCTGCGGGCCCGCAGGGGCGGGGTCCTGGTCCGGGCAGGGCAGACCGAGGGCAGCGTCGACTTCAGCAAGCTGGCAGGACTGAAGCCGGCGGCGGTGATCTGTGAAATCATGCGCGACGACGGGAACATGGCCCGGATGCCCGACTTGGAGGTCTTTGCTCAGGAGCACGGGCTGAAGATCGCCACCATTGAAGATCTCATCCGCTATCGGTCCAAGTTCGACTCCCTGGTCCAGTGCGTCGGAGAGGCGGAGCTGCCCACCTGCCACGGTAGTTTCCGGGCCCTGGCCTATGAATCGGATATAGACGACTACACCCATATCGCCCTGGTCAAGGGGGAGATCAAGGAGGATGATCCGGTCCTGGTCCGAGTGCACAGCGAGTGCCTGACCGGAGACGTCTTTGGGAGCCTGCGCTGCGACTGCGGCTCGCAGCTCCAAAAGGCCATGCGCCTGATCGAGGATGAAGGGGCCGGAGTGGTCCTGTACATGCGCCAGGAAGGCCGGGGCATCGGCCTGGGCAACAAGATCCGGGCCTACCACCTGCAGGATCTGGGACAGGATACAGTGCAGGCCAATCTGAGCCTCGGGTTCAAGCCCGACCTGCGGGACTACGGCATCGGGGCCCAGATCCTGGTCGATCTCGGGGTGTCCAAGATGCGCCTGATGACCAATAATCCAAAAAAGATTGTCGGCCTGGAAGGATACGGGCTGGAGGTCGTGGAGCGCGTTCCCCTGGAAGGCCCGCTGTGCGAGACGAATGCCAACTACCTGCGGGCCAAGAAGGAAAAGCTGGGCCATCTGCTGGAGTCTTTCGGCGAAACACAATAG
- a CDS encoding riboflavin synthase produces the protein MFTGLIQSLGSIQAIAGSRSEQRMRIGPHSPWSDLQLGESIAVNGVCLSVEEFAPGSFWVYASQETLEHSNIGGLKTGDRVNLERALSLQDRLGGHLVSGHVDCLAEIESIAPAGQSRVYKVRFDPQWSAYVVPKGSVALDGISLTVNACGQGFLEVNIIPATQKDTTVDSWRPGSEVNMEVDLIAKYVRQMLDPWQEQNAQPKTEISMDFLRSHGFGG, from the coding sequence ATGTTCACCGGTCTTATCCAAAGCCTGGGCAGCATCCAGGCCATTGCCGGCTCCAGGTCCGAGCAGCGGATGCGCATAGGGCCGCACAGCCCATGGTCCGACCTGCAGCTCGGGGAAAGCATTGCGGTCAACGGTGTGTGCCTCAGCGTGGAAGAGTTTGCCCCGGGTTCGTTCTGGGTTTATGCTTCCCAGGAGACCCTGGAGCACTCGAATATTGGAGGGCTGAAAACCGGAGACCGGGTCAACCTGGAACGGGCCTTGTCCCTACAGGACCGCCTGGGAGGGCACCTGGTCAGCGGCCACGTGGACTGCCTGGCAGAGATAGAGTCCATAGCTCCGGCCGGACAGTCCCGGGTCTATAAAGTGCGCTTTGATCCGCAGTGGTCTGCGTACGTGGTCCCCAAGGGCTCTGTAGCCCTGGACGGGATCAGTTTAACGGTCAATGCCTGCGGCCAGGGATTTTTGGAGGTCAATATCATCCCGGCCACTCAGAAGGACACCACCGTCGATTCCTGGCGGCCCGGCAGTGAGGTGAACATGGAGGTGGACCTGATTGCCAAGTATGTGCGGCAAATGCTCGATCCCTGGCAGGAGCAGAATGCACAGCCCAAGACGGAGATAAGCATGGACTTTCTCCGCAGCCACGGTTTTGGGGGATAG
- the acpP gene encoding acyl carrier protein: MSVLEKIKNIVAEQLDVAESEVVPEANFVDDLGADSLDLTELIMAMEDEFGLEIDDEEAQNLRTVNDAIKYIESRQAA, translated from the coding sequence ATGTCAGTATTGGAAAAAATAAAAAATATTGTGGCCGAACAGCTGGACGTGGCCGAAAGCGAAGTGGTTCCGGAAGCCAATTTCGTCGACGATCTGGGGGCGGATTCCCTGGATCTCACCGAGCTGATCATGGCCATGGAAGATGAGTTCGGCTTGGAAATCGACGATGAAGAGGCCCAGAACCTGCGGACCGTGAACGACGCAATCAAGTACATCGAAAGCAGACAGGCGGCGTAG
- the fabF gene encoding beta-ketoacyl-ACP synthase II, with protein MIGKRVVVTGLAAITPLGNDLESSWNGLISGESGIGPITRFDCSDFSTKIAGEVKDFDPAQYIPRKQIQRMDRFNQFAVAGSRMLIDHAGLEIDPEQGTHEVGILLGCGLGGLETIEEFHTRLLKKGPSRISPFYIPKLISNIAAGQIAIATKAKGPNLVTTSACASGVHSIGYAFSDIKLGRVKAMICGGVESTITPMAVSGFNAMRALSERNDDPHRASRPFDQGRDGFVIAEGCGFLLLEELEHAKQRGATIYAEVVGFGASADAYHITAPDESGAGMAHAMQAAIAEAELDAGGVDHVNAHGTSTWWNDLCETRAIKKVFGPHASKISVTANKSMIGHALGAAGGIESVFSVMTLDRGMIPGTVNLEHPDPECDLDYVSEGSRQEQVHRVLCNSFGFGGTNACILFQGC; from the coding sequence ATGATTGGAAAACGAGTCGTCGTTACCGGCCTGGCGGCCATTACTCCGTTGGGCAACGATCTGGAGTCCAGCTGGAATGGATTGATATCCGGGGAATCGGGGATTGGTCCAATCACCCGTTTCGACTGTTCAGACTTCAGCACCAAGATAGCGGGAGAAGTCAAGGACTTTGATCCGGCGCAGTATATTCCCCGCAAACAGATCCAGCGCATGGACCGGTTCAATCAGTTCGCAGTGGCCGGATCCCGGATGCTCATCGATCATGCCGGGCTGGAGATCGATCCGGAGCAGGGGACTCATGAGGTGGGGATACTCCTTGGATGCGGCCTTGGGGGACTGGAGACCATAGAAGAGTTTCACACCCGACTGCTGAAGAAGGGGCCGTCACGGATATCGCCCTTTTATATCCCCAAGCTGATATCCAACATTGCGGCCGGACAGATCGCCATCGCCACCAAGGCCAAGGGGCCGAACCTGGTTACCACTTCGGCCTGTGCCTCCGGGGTGCACAGCATCGGCTACGCGTTCTCCGACATCAAGCTGGGCCGGGTCAAGGCCATGATCTGCGGCGGGGTGGAGTCGACCATCACGCCCATGGCCGTGTCCGGGTTCAATGCCATGCGGGCCCTTTCCGAGCGCAACGACGACCCCCACCGGGCGTCCCGCCCCTTTGACCAGGGTCGGGACGGTTTTGTGATCGCCGAAGGATGCGGATTTCTGCTTCTGGAAGAGCTGGAGCATGCCAAACAACGGGGCGCGACCATATATGCCGAGGTGGTCGGGTTCGGAGCCTCGGCCGACGCCTACCACATAACGGCCCCGGATGAGAGCGGAGCCGGGATGGCCCACGCCATGCAGGCGGCCATTGCGGAGGCGGAGCTGGATGCCGGCGGCGTCGATCACGTCAATGCCCACGGGACATCCACGTGGTGGAACGATCTGTGCGAGACCAGAGCGATAAAGAAAGTCTTCGGACCCCACGCCTCAAAGATCAGCGTGACAGCCAATAAGTCCATGATCGGGCACGCCCTGGGTGCGGCCGGGGGCATAGAGAGCGTGTTCAGCGTGATGACCCTGGACCGGGGGATGATCCCGGGGACTGTTAATCTTGAACACCCGGATCCCGAATGCGATCTGGACTACGTGTCCGAGGGCTCCAGGCAGGAACAGGTGCACAGGGTGCTGTGCAACTCGTTCGGGTTCGGCGGAACCAACGCCTGCATTTTGTTTCAGGGCTGCTAG
- the ribD gene encoding bifunctional diaminohydroxyphosphoribosylaminopyrimidine deaminase/5-amino-6-(5-phosphoribosylamino)uracil reductase RibD, which translates to MTRPMLLAIQLAEQAKGRTAPNPCVGAVLTKGGITAAVGWHKGPGLPHAEVEALSQARDKGWDLTELTLWVTLEPCNHHGRTPPCTQAVIDAGIPRVVIGTLDPNPDVAGGGAKRLKEHGVQVEIGEEEQACLDLIADFRAWALESRPLVRLKLAATLDGRIAARGGHSAWVTGEQARQRVQDMRAASQAVLVGGGTMRADNPRLTNRSVHGGRQPLAVVLTTRLPNVGEDLFVVRERPGELVILTSLQQAESEAASKLCSRGVRIFGLAGDKSGGLDVRSGLHRLYTDLGCTEILCEGGGRLGMELMQAGLADELHLVLAPKVLGDEGGVSVASGRRVQSMDQALGWRLISHEQVGSDLWLVYRPA; encoded by the coding sequence ATGACCCGGCCCATGCTTCTCGCCATTCAGCTGGCCGAGCAGGCCAAGGGGAGGACCGCCCCCAATCCCTGCGTCGGGGCTGTGTTGACCAAGGGCGGCATTACGGCCGCCGTGGGCTGGCACAAAGGGCCGGGCCTGCCCCATGCAGAGGTCGAGGCATTGAGCCAGGCCAGGGACAAAGGATGGGACTTGACGGAGCTCACCCTGTGGGTAACCTTGGAGCCCTGCAACCACCACGGACGAACGCCCCCGTGTACTCAGGCCGTGATAGACGCGGGGATACCCCGGGTGGTCATCGGGACCCTGGATCCAAACCCGGATGTGGCCGGAGGGGGAGCGAAGCGGCTGAAAGAGCACGGGGTGCAGGTTGAGATCGGGGAGGAAGAACAGGCCTGCCTGGATCTGATTGCCGATTTCCGGGCCTGGGCTCTGGAATCACGTCCCCTGGTCCGTCTGAAGCTGGCGGCTACCCTGGATGGGCGGATTGCAGCCAGAGGCGGCCATTCGGCCTGGGTGACCGGAGAGCAGGCCCGGCAGCGGGTTCAGGATATGCGGGCCGCTTCCCAGGCCGTGCTGGTCGGTGGAGGCACTATGCGCGCGGACAATCCCCGGCTGACCAATCGGTCTGTGCATGGCGGCAGGCAGCCCTTGGCCGTTGTGCTGACCACCAGGCTTCCGAACGTTGGGGAGGACCTGTTTGTGGTCCGCGAAAGGCCCGGGGAGCTTGTGATCTTGACCTCACTCCAGCAGGCGGAATCAGAAGCGGCGTCCAAACTGTGCAGCAGGGGAGTGCGGATCTTCGGACTGGCCGGGGACAAAAGCGGAGGGCTGGATGTCCGGTCCGGGCTGCACCGGCTGTACACGGACCTGGGGTGCACTGAAATTTTGTGCGAAGGGGGCGGCAGGCTGGGCATGGAGCTTATGCAGGCCGGTCTGGCGGATGAACTCCACCTGGTCCTGGCTCCCAAGGTCCTGGGCGATGAAGGCGGGGTCAGTGTGGCCTCCGGGCGCAGGGTGCAGTCCATGGACCAGGCCTTGGGATGGCGCTTGATCAGCCATGAGCAGGTGGGCAGCGATCTGTGGCTGGTGTACAGGCCGGCATAG
- a CDS encoding deoxycytidylate deaminase, which yields MPQRLPWPEYFMRIAFLVAERSTCLRRKVGAVAVKDKRILCTGYNGAPSGLAHCLDQGCLREELNIPSGQRHELCRGLHAEQNVIIQAAVHGIELAGAQLFCTTQPCLICSKMLINCRFSKIYFAQGYPDQLAADMLREAEVEFELLELEL from the coding sequence GTGCCCCAGCGCCTGCCTTGGCCGGAATATTTCATGCGCATCGCCTTTCTGGTGGCGGAAAGGTCCACCTGCCTGCGCCGAAAGGTGGGGGCGGTTGCAGTCAAAGACAAGCGCATCCTGTGCACCGGGTACAATGGAGCACCTTCCGGCCTTGCTCACTGCCTGGATCAAGGGTGCCTGCGCGAAGAGCTGAATATCCCCTCCGGTCAACGGCATGAGCTGTGTCGAGGTCTTCATGCCGAGCAGAACGTCATCATCCAGGCCGCGGTCCATGGGATCGAGCTTGCCGGTGCCCAACTGTTCTGCACCACCCAGCCCTGCCTTATCTGTTCAAAAATGCTCATCAACTGCCGGTTTTCCAAGATATATTTCGCCCAGGGATACCCAGACCAGCTGGCGGCGGACATGCTCCGGGAGGCGGAGGTGGAGTTCGAGCTCTTGGAGCTGGAGCTATGA